In Sphingomonas sp. LR60, the following are encoded in one genomic region:
- a CDS encoding 2-keto-4-pentenoate hydratase: MDDPVVKRVALAALLLAGCAHGGDYLPRFAAAERQSLPFAPITATHADTTMAEAYRLQRRYVAMRRRSGDRIAGYKGGLMSQASLAGRGVREPLVGVLFAAGSADDGGTVSLCGYRRAAFELKLGHRDGQVLPVIDLPDIAYRDPDHYGAVDMVAANISAARYVRGVAQAADGRDLDALRVTLRRDGEMIASGVSGESLGGQIASHATVRDLAVRAGYAPRPADLIVTGKIGDRGWLLPGRYVADYGALGRVTFTVAACAA, encoded by the coding sequence ATGGATGATCCCGTCGTGAAGCGCGTCGCGCTCGCCGCGCTGCTGCTCGCGGGATGCGCGCACGGGGGCGACTATCTTCCTCGCTTCGCCGCGGCCGAGCGACAATCGCTGCCGTTTGCGCCGATCACCGCGACACATGCAGATACGACGATGGCGGAAGCCTATCGCCTGCAACGCCGCTACGTCGCGATGCGGCGGCGGTCGGGCGACCGCATTGCCGGGTACAAGGGCGGGCTGATGTCGCAGGCCTCGCTGGCCGGACGTGGGGTGCGCGAGCCGCTGGTCGGCGTGCTCTTCGCCGCCGGGAGCGCCGATGATGGAGGGACGGTGTCGCTATGCGGATACAGGCGCGCCGCCTTCGAGCTGAAGCTGGGCCACCGTGACGGGCAGGTGCTGCCGGTCATCGACCTGCCCGATATCGCCTATCGCGACCCCGATCATTATGGCGCGGTCGACATGGTCGCGGCGAACATTTCCGCAGCGCGCTATGTACGTGGCGTGGCGCAAGCGGCGGACGGGCGCGACCTCGATGCGCTGCGCGTCACGCTGCGCCGGGATGGAGAAATGATCGCCTCCGGGGTGTCGGGGGAGTCGCTGGGCGGGCAAATCGCGAGCCACGCCACGGTGCGCGATCTGGCAGTGCGGGCCGGTTATGCGCCGCGCCCGGCCGACTTGATCGTCACGGGGAAGATCGGCGATCGTGGCTGGTTGCTGCCCGGGCGCTACGTCGCGGATTACGGGGCGCTGGGGCGGGTGACGTTCACCGTCGCGGCGTGCGCGGCGTAG
- a CDS encoding FCD domain-containing protein yields MNAPSIRPAKLADAIAEHVQQMILEGSLRPGERLLSERELSAKLDVSRPSLREALDKLIAAGFLTTNAQGVAHVSNQIGKSLRDPLLQLMDTPEARIDCLELRAEMEAAAAAFAAERASSVDREAITRCFQAMTVAHEAQDVDEIARTDAEFHFAIYEASHNLMMMHFMRSIESILRSNVYLNRKNLYEHRREKDSQLREHQAIYDAIMAGDVEGARDAARLHMTTAMRTQREIYEAERRLEASIRRLARGDIVATKKARAAEA; encoded by the coding sequence ATGAACGCACCCTCCATTCGGCCCGCCAAACTGGCCGATGCGATCGCCGAACATGTCCAGCAGATGATCCTCGAGGGCTCGCTGCGCCCCGGCGAGCGGCTATTGTCCGAGCGCGAGCTGTCGGCGAAGCTCGACGTGTCGCGTCCGTCGCTGCGCGAAGCACTCGACAAGCTGATCGCCGCCGGCTTCCTGACCACCAATGCGCAGGGCGTCGCGCACGTCAGCAACCAGATCGGCAAGAGCCTGCGCGATCCGCTGCTGCAACTGATGGACACGCCCGAGGCACGGATCGATTGTCTGGAGCTGCGCGCCGAAATGGAAGCGGCCGCCGCCGCCTTCGCGGCCGAGCGCGCCTCCTCGGTCGACCGCGAGGCGATCACGCGCTGTTTCCAGGCGATGACGGTCGCGCATGAGGCGCAGGACGTCGACGAGATCGCGCGCACCGACGCCGAATTTCACTTCGCCATCTACGAGGCGAGCCACAATCTCATGATGATGCACTTCATGCGCAGCATCGAGAGCATCTTGCGGTCGAACGTCTATCTCAATCGCAAGAACCTCTACGAGCATCGCCGCGAGAAGGATTCGCAGCTGCGCGAGCATCAGGCGATCTACGACGCGATCATGGCGGGTGACGTGGAAGGCGCGCGCGACGCGGCGCGGTTGCACATGACCACCGCGATGCGGACGCAGCGCGAGATCTACGAGGCCGAACGGCGGCTGGAGGCGAGCATTCGCCGGCTGGCACGCGGCGATATCGTCGCAACGAAGAAGGCGCGCGCCGCCGAGGCGTGA
- a CDS encoding alpha-amylase family protein, producing the protein MTVSRRLALQTLSLAGLGVAGGALAQSPRTGGTFDPRRWWLQDYRIVQTNLREIDIREDPRTIARAIRDFGGNVIVSNIGGIVAFYPTRLPYQRRNPYMGRGDFVREMIAAAHDEGLAYIGRFDLSKAMQPVYDAHPDWFMQNRDGTPRAFAGTYQACPNGGWAQDYGLRLLGEGLTRYKPDGIFFNMTGYPRTDYANVDHGICVCGNCRRVFREMYGRELPAKEGYGDPAWPDYLAFQARTSEALRRRISAHIATLAPGVPIAQHDSVEQVGRGEVQRRVDRTGPEWAYQSGEQCRAALARSPGKPWSSTSTAHIDYPWRQVTETAAYHENRMAQAMGVGAKLDLYLMGTLADQDDPTYLPPVSRLFKWRAANEGAYAGMAESARVGLYQSGASARLAGMTPYAAWQAAEGRGLYGALVDARIPFRFVSDARVADGTTDLNAGFDVIVLPNAMMLSDAEAAALDRFVERGGLLIATAMPGAFDERGKPRATVPLACFPLARYTAPQPIHGWTLDPKVSTLKVTGRVPLDGVYAGGTARADAETLMRFAPDQRYGPPEFSYAIPGTAPRRDPGVSVRAHGKGHAAHIPWFVGWHYLRDGLPVHRELIERLIARHAPAPRFVLAGDGPVELMVMNRPDGASLLTLVNYAGQRNTHYAPPPALHGLRLGVRGGVSGARALVGGQALAASSVSDAAGLTWLDLPPVGAFEAVLLHG; encoded by the coding sequence GTGACCGTCTCGCGGCGCCTCGCGCTCCAGACGCTGTCGCTGGCCGGGCTGGGCGTAGCCGGCGGCGCGCTGGCGCAGTCGCCGCGGACCGGTGGCACATTCGATCCCAGGCGCTGGTGGTTGCAGGATTATCGCATCGTCCAGACCAATTTGCGCGAGATCGACATCCGCGAGGACCCGCGCACGATCGCGCGCGCGATCCGCGACTTCGGCGGCAACGTCATCGTCTCGAACATCGGCGGGATCGTCGCTTTCTACCCCACCAGACTGCCCTATCAACGGCGCAACCCGTATATGGGCCGCGGTGACTTCGTACGCGAGATGATCGCCGCCGCGCATGACGAGGGGCTGGCCTATATCGGGCGCTTCGATCTCTCCAAGGCGATGCAGCCGGTCTATGACGCGCACCCCGACTGGTTCATGCAGAATCGCGACGGCACCCCGCGCGCGTTCGCCGGCACCTATCAGGCGTGTCCGAACGGCGGCTGGGCGCAGGACTATGGGCTGCGGCTGCTCGGCGAGGGACTGACCCGCTACAAGCCCGACGGCATCTTCTTTAACATGACCGGCTATCCGCGCACCGACTACGCCAATGTCGACCACGGCATCTGCGTGTGCGGGAATTGCCGGCGCGTGTTCCGCGAGATGTACGGGCGCGAGCTGCCCGCGAAGGAAGGCTATGGCGATCCGGCCTGGCCCGATTACCTCGCGTTCCAGGCGCGCACGTCGGAGGCACTGCGCCGCCGCATCTCCGCTCACATCGCCACGCTGGCGCCCGGTGTGCCGATCGCGCAGCACGACAGCGTCGAGCAGGTCGGGCGCGGCGAGGTGCAGCGCCGCGTCGATCGCACCGGCCCGGAATGGGCGTATCAATCCGGCGAGCAATGCCGCGCTGCCCTCGCGCGCAGCCCCGGCAAGCCCTGGTCGTCGACCTCCACCGCGCACATCGACTATCCGTGGCGCCAAGTGACCGAAACCGCCGCCTATCACGAGAACCGCATGGCGCAGGCGATGGGGGTCGGCGCGAAGCTCGACCTCTACCTGATGGGCACGCTCGCCGACCAGGACGACCCGACCTACCTGCCGCCGGTCTCGCGGCTGTTCAAATGGCGCGCCGCGAACGAAGGGGCCTATGCGGGAATGGCCGAGTCCGCGCGCGTCGGCCTTTATCAATCGGGCGCGTCGGCCCGGCTGGCGGGGATGACTCCCTATGCCGCGTGGCAGGCCGCGGAGGGGCGCGGGCTCTACGGCGCGCTGGTCGACGCGCGGATCCCGTTCCGTTTCGTTAGCGACGCGCGGGTCGCCGATGGCACGACCGACCTGAACGCAGGGTTCGACGTCATCGTCCTCCCCAACGCGATGATGCTGTCGGATGCGGAGGCGGCAGCGCTCGACCGCTTCGTCGAGCGGGGCGGACTGTTGATCGCGACCGCCATGCCCGGCGCGTTCGACGAGCGCGGTAAGCCGCGGGCAACGGTGCCGCTCGCCTGCTTCCCGCTCGCCCGTTATACCGCGCCGCAGCCGATCCACGGCTGGACGCTTGACCCGAAGGTCAGCACGCTGAAGGTGACCGGCCGCGTTCCGCTCGACGGCGTCTACGCCGGCGGCACCGCCCGCGCCGATGCCGAGACGCTGATGCGTTTCGCGCCCGATCAGCGGTACGGTCCGCCTGAATTCAGCTATGCGATCCCCGGCACGGCGCCGCGCCGCGATCCCGGCGTCTCGGTGCGCGCGCATGGCAAGGGACATGCCGCGCACATCCCGTGGTTCGTCGGCTGGCATTATCTCCGCGATGGCTTGCCGGTGCATCGCGAGCTGATCGAGCGGCTGATCGCCCGCCACGCGCCCGCGCCACGCTTCGTGCTGGCCGGCGACGGTCCGGTCGAGCTGATGGTGATGAATCGTCCCGATGGCGCATCGCTGCTGACCTTGGTGAATTACGCGGGGCAGCGGAACACGCATTATGCGCCGCCGCCCGCGCTGCACGGCTTGCGGCTCGGCGTCCGCGGCGGCGTGTCCGGCGCGCGGGCCCTGGTCGGCGGACAGGCACTGGCTGCATCGTCCGTGTCCGATGCTGCCGGGCTGACGTGGCTCGATCTGCCGCCGGTCGGCGCGTTCGAGGCGGTGCTGCTGCACGGCTGA
- a CDS encoding 2-hydroxy-3-oxopropionate reductase, translating to MEHHRRARHLVAISRPARSRGRHRRPDPLLDGDNDPSTFEVQRMKIGFVGTGIMGRPMAGHLQAAGHELLLVRHRSPVPEELVAGGATVCESVRDLAAEAEVVILMLPDTPDVDRALFGEQGVVAGLRPGTCVVDMSSIDPIATRDFAARVAAAGGDYVDAPVSGGEVGAKAATLTIMCGGSQAAFARVAPLFEVMGKNVTHVGDVGAGQVAKVANQIIVALNIEAVAEALLFASRAGVDPDKVRAALMGGFAASRVLEVHGQRMIDRTFAPGFRIALHQKDLNLALSSARALGLALPHTASAQQLFSACVARGGAEWDHSAMVQALEALADHAIAKVEA from the coding sequence ATCGAGCATCACCGTCGCGCTCGCCACCTTGTCGCAATATCACGACCTGCGCGGTCGCGTGGTCGGCATCGGCGGCCGGATCCGCTTCTAGACGGCGACAATGACCCTTCCACATTCGAGGTACAGCGCATGAAGATCGGCTTTGTCGGCACCGGGATCATGGGGCGGCCGATGGCCGGGCATCTGCAGGCGGCGGGGCATGAACTCCTGCTGGTGCGGCATCGCTCGCCCGTGCCGGAGGAGTTGGTGGCCGGCGGGGCGACGGTCTGTGAGTCGGTGCGCGATCTCGCCGCCGAAGCCGAGGTCGTGATCCTGATGCTGCCCGACACGCCCGACGTCGACCGCGCGCTGTTCGGCGAGCAGGGCGTCGTCGCCGGACTGCGCCCCGGCACCTGCGTCGTCGACATGAGCTCGATCGACCCGATCGCGACCCGCGACTTCGCCGCGCGCGTCGCGGCGGCGGGCGGCGACTATGTCGATGCGCCGGTCTCGGGCGGCGAGGTCGGGGCGAAGGCGGCGACGCTGACGATCATGTGTGGCGGCAGTCAGGCGGCCTTCGCGCGCGTCGCGCCGCTGTTCGAGGTGATGGGCAAGAACGTCACGCATGTCGGCGACGTCGGCGCGGGCCAGGTCGCAAAGGTCGCCAACCAGATCATCGTCGCGCTCAATATCGAGGCGGTCGCCGAGGCGCTGTTGTTCGCGTCCAGGGCAGGGGTCGATCCCGACAAGGTGCGGGCCGCGTTGATGGGCGGGTTCGCCGCCTCCCGCGTGCTGGAGGTGCATGGGCAGCGGATGATCGACCGCACCTTCGCCCCCGGCTTCCGCATCGCCTTGCACCAGAAGGACCTCAACCTCGCGCTGTCGAGCGCGCGCGCGCTGGGCCTTGCGCTGCCGCACACCGCGTCGGCGCAGCAATTGTTCAGCGCCTGCGTCGCGCGCGGCGGGGCGGAGTGGGATCATTCGGCGATGGTCCAGGCGCTGGAGGCGCTGGCGGACCATGCGATCGCGAAGGTCGAGGCGTGA
- a CDS encoding TonB-dependent receptor plug domain-containing protein, which yields MKRLSHMNLLAIGVCAVALCHALPGQAQQSADAPTAATDPSIALPADPTAAASQDEGAGEVVVTGSRIARSTFQQPTPITTITEQQLEQKAATNVVDLLRDVPALRPNRNNGSGRNLGLATFNMRALGSTRTLLLVDGQRMMDSSPIANGFDINILPAPLIARLDIVTAGASSVYGSDAITGVVNLILADNVEGGKLDAQYNVSTHGDLGQVSASALYGGKFGGGRGRFLIAGSYFDQPDIIYQGARDWGRSGVTFIPNAAYTPTNGQFRQLIVPNARYSQMTAGGVITSAGPLRNIQFGANAAQSIFQQGTNVGTVWMEGGEGLMPQPTFAPLQVASRQISGFGRLSYDFSDSVTGRLDVLAANTLARSTGNYNTNNGDITVRRDNAFLPTNIRDAMIANNLTTIRVGRYNPEQGRNENSTENSYYRVSGALTGALSETWKWALGGSYTYARSLIEGRNNRNQANWALALDPVIGPNGQAVCRSTLTNPGNGCVPANIFGIGAVTPEVNAYVLGTSRQDSRSQSGIVNLNVSGKVFDTWAGPVKVAVGGEYRRDSVDNRSDPVSDVNGWRQGTFGSYYGKLEVKEAYGEMSIPLARETSFARSLDLDLAGRVVDYSTVGSTAVWKVGLNYAINDDVRLRSTYSRDFRAPRINDLFAQANIRIGTVTDYLTNRTANVNFLIGGNPNLGPETAYTFTGGIVLQPSFIPRLQLSADFYDINLRDAIITPGQQEVVDRCGRGDQIFCAGVLRDETGAITQVNANSFNAQTLKTRGVDFEASYAFPLFAGTFTTRALATYVDRLISSTANGQVDTAGQLQGGFATPKWRGSTTFLYDQGPLNLRLLFNYIGPGTFDNAFGPLDLNRNHYPAYLYTDMSVTYDVTDRFQIYAKVENLTDTDPPLLAESSITVALATLSQYHDLRGRVVGIGGRIRF from the coding sequence ATGAAGCGCCTGTCTCACATGAATCTGCTGGCGATCGGCGTGTGCGCCGTTGCCCTGTGCCACGCTCTGCCCGGCCAGGCGCAGCAATCCGCCGACGCGCCAACGGCGGCAACCGATCCCTCGATCGCGCTGCCCGCCGATCCGACCGCCGCTGCGTCGCAGGATGAAGGTGCAGGCGAGGTCGTGGTGACGGGAAGCCGCATCGCACGCTCCACCTTCCAGCAGCCGACCCCGATCACCACGATCACCGAGCAGCAGCTGGAGCAGAAGGCCGCGACCAATGTCGTCGACCTGCTGCGCGACGTACCGGCGCTACGCCCCAACCGGAACAACGGCAGCGGACGCAACCTTGGCCTGGCGACCTTCAACATGCGCGCGCTCGGGTCGACCCGCACGTTGCTGCTGGTCGACGGCCAGCGGATGATGGACAGCAGCCCGATCGCCAACGGCTTCGACATCAACATCCTGCCTGCGCCGTTGATCGCACGGCTCGACATCGTCACGGCGGGTGCGTCGTCGGTCTACGGCTCCGACGCGATCACCGGCGTGGTCAATCTGATCCTCGCCGACAATGTTGAGGGCGGGAAGCTCGACGCGCAGTATAACGTTTCGACGCACGGCGATCTCGGGCAGGTCTCGGCGAGCGCGCTGTATGGCGGGAAGTTCGGCGGCGGCCGCGGGCGCTTCCTGATCGCCGGTTCGTACTTCGACCAGCCCGACATCATCTATCAGGGCGCGCGCGACTGGGGTCGCAGCGGCGTCACCTTCATTCCCAATGCGGCCTATACCCCGACCAACGGCCAGTTCCGGCAGCTGATCGTGCCCAACGCGCGCTATTCGCAAATGACCGCGGGCGGCGTCATCACCTCGGCAGGTCCGCTGCGCAATATCCAGTTCGGCGCGAACGCGGCGCAGTCGATCTTCCAGCAGGGTACCAACGTCGGCACGGTCTGGATGGAAGGCGGCGAGGGGTTGATGCCGCAGCCGACCTTCGCGCCATTGCAGGTCGCATCGCGCCAGATCAGCGGCTTCGGCCGGCTCAGCTACGATTTCAGCGACAGCGTCACCGGCCGGCTCGATGTGCTTGCCGCGAATACGCTCGCGCGCAGCACCGGCAATTACAACACCAACAATGGCGACATCACGGTACGCCGCGACAACGCCTTCCTGCCGACGAACATCCGCGACGCGATGATCGCCAACAACCTGACGACGATCCGCGTCGGTCGCTACAATCCCGAGCAGGGGCGCAACGAGAACTCGACCGAGAACAGCTATTACCGCGTCAGCGGCGCGCTGACCGGTGCGCTGTCGGAAACCTGGAAATGGGCGCTGGGTGGCAGCTACACCTATGCGCGTTCGCTGATCGAAGGGCGCAACAACCGCAATCAGGCCAATTGGGCGTTGGCGCTCGATCCCGTGATCGGCCCGAACGGGCAGGCGGTCTGCCGCTCGACGCTGACCAATCCCGGCAACGGCTGCGTCCCGGCCAACATCTTCGGGATCGGCGCGGTGACGCCGGAGGTGAATGCCTATGTCCTCGGCACTTCGCGGCAGGACTCGCGATCGCAGAGCGGCATCGTCAATCTGAACGTGTCGGGCAAGGTGTTCGACACCTGGGCCGGCCCGGTCAAGGTCGCGGTGGGCGGCGAGTATCGGCGGGACTCGGTCGACAACCGCTCCGACCCCGTGTCCGACGTCAACGGCTGGCGGCAGGGGACGTTCGGTTCCTATTACGGCAAGCTGGAGGTCAAGGAAGCCTATGGCGAAATGTCGATCCCGCTGGCGCGCGAAACCTCGTTCGCGCGCAGCCTGGACCTCGATCTCGCCGGGCGCGTGGTCGATTACAGCACGGTCGGGTCGACAGCGGTGTGGAAGGTCGGGCTGAACTACGCGATCAACGACGATGTCCGGCTGCGCAGCACCTATTCGCGCGATTTCCGCGCGCCCCGCATCAACGATCTGTTCGCGCAGGCCAATATCCGCATCGGCACCGTCACCGACTATCTGACCAACCGCACCGCCAATGTGAACTTCCTGATCGGCGGCAATCCGAACCTTGGGCCGGAAACCGCCTACACCTTCACCGGCGGGATCGTCTTGCAGCCGTCGTTCATCCCGCGCCTGCAGCTTTCGGCGGATTTCTACGACATCAATCTGCGCGACGCGATCATCACGCCGGGGCAGCAGGAAGTGGTCGATCGCTGCGGCCGGGGCGACCAGATCTTCTGCGCGGGCGTGCTGCGGGACGAAACCGGCGCGATCACGCAGGTCAACGCCAATTCGTTCAACGCGCAGACGCTCAAGACCCGCGGCGTCGACTTCGAGGCGAGCTATGCCTTCCCGCTGTTCGCCGGCACCTTCACCACCCGTGCGCTGGCGACCTATGTCGATCGGTTGATCTCCTCCACCGCCAACGGGCAGGTCGATACCGCCGGGCAGTTGCAGGGTGGGTTTGCGACGCCGAAGTGGCGCGGCTCGACGACCTTCCTGTACGATCAGGGGCCGCTCAACCTGCGGTTGCTGTTCAACTATATCGGCCCGGGCACCTTCGACAACGCGTTCGGTCCGCTCGATCTGAACCGCAACCATTATCCGGCGTATCTCTATACCGACATGTCCGTGACCTATGATGTCACCGACCGATTCCAGATCTACGCCAAGGTCGAGAATCTGACCGACACCGATCCGCCGCTGCTCGCGGAATCGAGCATCACCGTCGCGCTCGCCACCTTGTCGCAATATCACGACCTGCGCGGTCGCGTGGTCGGCATCGGCGGCCGGATCCGCTTCTAG